Proteins found in one Candidatus Margulisiibacteriota bacterium genomic segment:
- a CDS encoding HlyD family secretion protein, which yields MTEKSATNKEPLKKAQKKWWQYRRSKIVGSVLLIGFVAGMLIWLYMFRPYVSTNDARIATTLVRIAPTGVSGRIEKVNVIEGDRVKRGQILIELDHRIAQAQLDKAKAKYNLLSIDLERTQKLVKSNNLPQRDLENARSNFLIAEAEVNLAQIALDNTFLKSPIDGIVVQKIAEVGNILDPSQVGLIISDIDHAWVYANIEETFVGRLRLGQTVAIKIDEGGRLTGKVIQILAATASQFSLIPADNAAGNYTKVVQRIPIKIELDPHPNKMLRSGQSVEIRIKVR from the coding sequence ATGACTGAAAAAAGCGCAACAAACAAGGAACCATTAAAAAAAGCACAAAAAAAGTGGTGGCAATACCGCAGGTCAAAAATTGTAGGAAGCGTATTATTAATAGGTTTTGTGGCCGGAATGTTGATTTGGCTGTATATGTTCAGGCCATATGTTTCCACAAATGACGCGCGTATTGCCACAACATTGGTACGAATCGCACCAACTGGGGTCAGTGGCAGGATTGAAAAAGTAAATGTTATTGAAGGAGACCGTGTAAAAAGAGGTCAAATTTTAATTGAGCTTGATCATCGTATTGCACAGGCCCAGTTAGACAAAGCCAAAGCAAAATATAATCTGCTTTCCATCGATCTGGAAAGGACACAGAAACTGGTAAAAAGCAACAATTTGCCGCAGCGCGATCTGGAAAACGCCCGCAGCAATTTCTTAATAGCCGAAGCAGAGGTAAATCTCGCGCAAATTGCCCTGGATAATACTTTTTTGAAAAGTCCGATAGATGGAATTGTTGTTCAAAAAATTGCTGAAGTTGGAAACATTTTAGACCCCAGCCAGGTAGGTCTGATTATTTCCGATATTGACCATGCCTGGGTTTATGCCAATATTGAGGAAACGTTTGTTGGCAGGTTACGTTTAGGTCAAACTGTTGCCATTAAAATAGACGAGGGAGGACGCTTAACAGGTAAAGTTATACAGATACTGGCGGCTACGGCTTCTCAGTTTTCTCTTATCCCTGCCGATAATGCGGCCGGTAATTACACTAAAGTCGTACAACGTATACCTATAAAAATAGAGCTGGACCCGCATCCCAACAAAATGCTCAGGTCAGGACAATCAGTAGAAATACGTATTAAAGTTCGTTGA
- a CDS encoding DHA2 family efflux MFS transporter permease subunit codes for MNTAIPKEKDNYKWIVMIIIMIGIMMSVLDSSIVNISIPAIMADFGSNVNDIQWIVTAYMLSFAALMPLTSWFRDRIGYKFLYISSLFIFTLGSILCGMAWNLPSLIIARILQAVGGGAISPTAMAMLADVFEPHERGKAMGFLGLGIIIGPIFAPTLGGFLTKTFGWRSIFLVNIPIGIVGLFMASSLLRHDKPHASTHKPFDLWGFIFLSIFLISFLLGVSKGEQEGWTSTYIVTCAILSVVSFILFLWVESLVENKVFDLDLFHYRNFSICMVISAIRSVVLFGGIFLLPLFLQQLMGMDEIQSGLILLPGSLVVAMMLPIV; via the coding sequence ATGAATACTGCAATACCCAAGGAAAAAGATAATTACAAGTGGATTGTAATGATCATCATCATGATCGGAATCATGATGTCGGTTCTGGACAGCAGCATTGTAAATATTTCCATACCGGCAATCATGGCGGACTTCGGTTCCAACGTAAATGACATTCAATGGATTGTTACAGCCTATATGCTGAGTTTTGCTGCTTTAATGCCTCTAACCAGCTGGTTCAGAGACAGAATAGGCTATAAATTTCTCTATATATCCAGCCTTTTTATTTTTACGCTGGGCTCAATTTTATGCGGCATGGCCTGGAATCTTCCGTCGCTAATAATCGCCAGAATCCTGCAAGCTGTAGGCGGGGGAGCTATTAGTCCCACCGCAATGGCCATGCTGGCTGACGTTTTTGAACCTCATGAAAGAGGGAAAGCCATGGGATTTCTGGGCCTGGGTATAATTATCGGCCCAATTTTTGCTCCGACTCTGGGTGGTTTTCTTACTAAAACATTTGGTTGGAGATCGATATTCCTGGTAAACATTCCCATAGGGATTGTCGGACTATTTATGGCTTCATCGCTGCTCAGACATGATAAACCCCATGCCAGCACACACAAACCTTTTGATCTCTGGGGTTTCATTTTTCTTTCCATTTTTCTGATATCTTTCCTGCTCGGCGTTTCCAAAGGGGAACAGGAAGGATGGACTTCCACGTATATTGTAACCTGTGCCATACTATCAGTAGTAAGTTTCATCCTTTTTTTATGGGTAGAAAGTCTGGTAGAAAATAAAGTTTTTGATCTGGACCTGTTTCACTATCGCAATTTCTCCATTTGCATGGTTATTTCGGCTATTCGATCTGTAGTATTGTTCGGAGGCATTTTTTTGCTGCCGTTATTTCTGCAACAATTGATGGGCATGGATGAAATCCAGAGCGGATTAATATTGCTTCCGGGGTCGTTGGTAGTAGCCATGATGCTACCCATAGT